In Rhodopirellula sp. P2, the DNA window ACAGCCGCCATCGATTGCGCCGCGTCGCTGAACCAAAGCATCATCGACAACAAAATCGTCGATCGTGCCTGGGCAACCCTGCAACAGCTGCCAAGCCCGGTGATGGACGAGCCCGCCATCGCCCCGCCCAACGGGGAATCCTCCAACGTCGAATTCGGTTCGCTCGATGATTCAATGTGGGGCGAAACCAGTTCAGATGAACAACCCGCCTCGGCAACCTTCGCTTCCGCGACCTTTGAATCCGACGACGACGCCAGCGATCTGGGGCGACGCTGGAACGATCAGGCTTTGCCGAACGAAAACGAAGTGCTCGCAGAAGCCGAAACGACCGACTGCGAAACGCAAGCCTGCAACACCTCCGAGTGCAGCGAAGAAGCTTGCCAAACAACAGGCCAATGCCAAAGCGACCAGTGTCATAGCGATCAGTGTCATAGCGATCAGTGTCAGGCCGAACCTTGCCAGGGTGAGCAACTCCCAAACGGCTCGTTTGCCACTTCGGAACCCACCACTGACCAGCAAACCAGCGACGAATCACTCGTTTGCGAAGCTGCCACCGCCTCGGCAGAAGCCACCGACAACATCGAGTTCGGTTCGCTGAGCATCGATTGCCAGAGCTACGAAGGCGACTACGAAATGGTCTCCGACGTCATTGGCTCGGCTCTCGCTACCAACTTGCCCGAGATCGACGAAGCTGAATCGCAACGCTGCGAAGCACCCGTCGCTGCCACGCCAACGGCAGACCAACTGTTCGGTGAGTTCGACGACGAAGAGGAAATCAAACCCACCGTCGACGCCTTGGTGGCCTCGGTCGACCCCGTTGCCGAATGCGACGCAAACGATCATGTGGCTTCCGATCTGGAAACCTCGTTGCACGAAGAAATCCTCAGCATGCGTGGTGCGGCCAACTCGCCTTTGTCGTTGCTCGGCGACGATGCCAATGACATGGACGAAGTCTGCGAAGAAGCCCAAATGGGCGAGATGCAAAATCAATCGGCCATGGCTGCTTCGGCACCCGTGTTGTGGATCGAAGAAGATGGCGAAGACATCGCTGTCAACCACGACGACCGTGACATGCTGGTCATCGAAGACGACGTGCAAGTCGAAACCGCCGCGTTGCATCATGAATCAGCGGACGTGTCCGCCGGTCGTCCTGTCGCGGTCGACTTCCAAGCGATGTTGGCCAAGATGCGTTCGCCGCAATCTTGATCGCAGGCCACCGGACCTAAGACAGAATCGGATGACGGCTCGGTCAGAACCGAGCCGTTTTGTTTCTCTGCGATTGAACTGAGCTTCGTCTCACTCAATGAACAGAGTGTTGTTCGAGCTTGAATCTTCTCTCGGGCTTTGAATCCCTGCGTGGTCGATGTTCACACCGGATCATACTTTGCGAACGTTGCTGCACC includes these proteins:
- a CDS encoding ExeA family protein, which gives rise to MSSVEHSFHVPPFPPFPSAERYVPVGSQDEALQRIQRAIEAWEAISLVIGPPGVGKSLLCQLLLKQFAGRREVVVLGDAMLDNPLLFQRHLLTRLNRVRGIHSTPLAPNEDPQFALVERLARSTAEFPGLLLLVDEAQALTPEVLETIRIITNTMSEGQPRVSAVLLGGPKLDETLALPSLEALVQRVATRCYLHPLNGDEALTYVQDVIKNCGSNPQEAITNEAIRAIHQACSGTPRLINQMMTAAIDCAASLNQSIIDNKIVDRAWATLQQLPSPVMDEPAIAPPNGESSNVEFGSLDDSMWGETSSDEQPASATFASATFESDDDASDLGRRWNDQALPNENEVLAEAETTDCETQACNTSECSEEACQTTGQCQSDQCHSDQCHSDQCQAEPCQGEQLPNGSFATSEPTTDQQTSDESLVCEAATASAEATDNIEFGSLSIDCQSYEGDYEMVSDVIGSALATNLPEIDEAESQRCEAPVAATPTADQLFGEFDDEEEIKPTVDALVASVDPVAECDANDHVASDLETSLHEEILSMRGAANSPLSLLGDDANDMDEVCEEAQMGEMQNQSAMAASAPVLWIEEDGEDIAVNHDDRDMLVIEDDVQVETAALHHESADVSAGRPVAVDFQAMLAKMRSPQS